From Anopheles coluzzii chromosome 3, AcolN3, whole genome shotgun sequence, the proteins below share one genomic window:
- the LOC120955588 gene encoding uncharacterized protein LOC120955588: protein MILRRAEVGPGPQLLLISLGVLVCFPAAVDCFVGLPLSTKPARLWPQLLLLADNATVPPIVRRVVPGDQCDRHCVPGDPPLTCHFRWKLENYATMGSACWDCRLGNRAHCFHPQCITANGLERGVFAINRRVPGPPIHVCKHDSIVVDVENQLEGLGSTIHWHGFHQKATPWMDGVPMVTQCPIPQDTTFRYQFTAVEAGTQFYHSHAGFQKANGHYGMVVVRDPSDLNQAHYDYDLSEHRIIIADWTLDMVEKWVPGIQTDSMRVDSILINGRGRYFNETTGTRADAPLTVYQVEYGKRYRFRLISSGSQYCPFQMQIQNHSMLIISTDGGTVQPQHTVDTLVSISGERYDFVLTANQPPGNYWVRVRGIGFCDQMRVEDFAILSYRTPETAIPAAGLTVEQTLAYPTEPMPTYDEPYPDGIVFNHQTAPCYTPNDTYICAADLEAYEVFRDTGLIDAVPDRTFFLGFHVIEANNSLLFSDRGTSHYATVREGFNTIGATNMISFVPPSFPLLIQPELIVDENAQFCNVSHRPAYCTDDHLCFCTHRMKVKHNDVIEIVLYDTAEVRQKFYHPFHLHGHRFIVTDSGSFPSDILTDQIAYLRNLRTVRRPNAHCPPYKDTQSIPNRGYVRIRFRADNPGFWLVHCHFEWHLADGMGLVLQIGEPDEMLKPPANFPRCGSFEPPVDTGGDAQGTNGTVARNAL, encoded by the exons CACGACTCTGGCCGCAGCTATTGCTACTCGCAGACAACGCCACCGTACCGCCCATCGTCCGGCGGGTCGTGCCGGGCGACCAGTGTGACCGGCATTGCGTACCCGGGGACCCACCGCTTACCTGCCACTTTCGCTGGAAGCTGGAAAACTACGCCACCATGGGCTC TGCCTGCTGGGACTGTCGTCTCGGTAACCGAGCGCACTGCTTCCATCCGCAATGCATCACCGCGAACGGGCTGGAGCGTGGCGTATTCGCCATCAACCGGCGCGTGCCGGGACCACCGATACACGTCTGCAAGCACGACTCCATCGTGGTGGACGTGGAGAACCAGCTCGAGGGTCTCGGTTCGACCATCCACTGGCACGGCTTTCACCAGAAGGCAACCCCCTGGATGGACGGTGTGCCGATGGTAACGCAGTGCCCCATACCGCAGGACACCACGTTCCGCTACCAGTTTACGGCCGTGGAAGCGGGCACCCAGTTTTATCACTCACATGCGG GTTTCCAGAAAGCGAACGGCCACTACggtatggtggtggtgcgcgatCCGAGCGACCTCAACCAGGCACACTACGACTACGATCTGTCCGAGCATCGGATCATCATTGCGGACTGGACGCTCGACATGGTGGAGAAGTGGGTGCCCGGCATCCAGACCGATTCGATGCGCGTCGACTCCATCCTCATCAATGGCCGCGGGCGGTACTTTAAT GAAACGACCGGCACTCGAGCGGACGCCCCACTGACCGTGTACCAGGTGGAATATGGCAAACGGTACCGCTTTCGGTTgatcagcagcggcagccaGTACTGTCCGTTTCAGATGCAG ATTCAAAACCACAGTATGCTGATCATTTCGACTGATGGCGGTACTGTGCAGCCCCAGCACACGGTAGACACACTCGTATCCATCTCTGGTGAACGTTATGATTTCGTACTGACTGCCAATCAACCGCCAG GCAACTACTGGGTGCGTGTCCGCGGCATCGGCTTCTGCGATCAGATGCGGGTGGAAGACTTTGCCATCCTGTCCTATCGCACGCCGGAAACGGCCATCCCGGCCGCTGGCCTAACGGTGGAGCAAACGCTGGCCTACCCGACGGAACCGATGCCGACGTACGATGAGCCGTATCCGGATGGTATCGTGTTTAACCACCAAACCGCACCCTGCTACACGCCGAACGATACGTACATCTGTGCGGCGGACCTGGAAGCGTACGAGGTGTTCCGCGACACCGGCCTCATCGATGCCGTGCCCGATCGTACCTTTTTCCTGGGATTTCACGTCATCGAGGCGAACAATAGCTTGCTGTTCTCGGACCGTGGCACAAGCCATTACGCAA CTGTCCGGGAGGGCTTTAACACGATCGGTGCTACGAACATGATCAGCTTCGTGCCGCCCTCCTTCCCGCTGCTGATCCAGCCCGAGCTGATTGTCGACGAGAATGCCCAGTTCTGCAACGTCAGTCATCGGCCGGCGTACTGCACGGACGACCATCTGTGCTTCTGCACCCACCGGATGAAGGTGAAACACAACGACGTCATCGAGATCGTGCTGTACGATACGGCCGAGG TGCGACAAAAGTTCTACCATCCGTTTCATCTGCACGGGCATCGATTTATAGTGACCGATTCGGGCAGCTTCCCGAGCGACATCCTTACGGATCAGATTGCCTACCTGCGGAATCTACGCACCGTACGGCGCCCGAACGCCCACTGCCCACCGTACAAGGACACGCAGTCCATCCCGAACCGGGGCTACGTTAGGATACGGTTCCGGGCGGACAATCCGG GCTTCTGGCTGGTGCACTGTCACTTTGAATGGCATCTTGCCGACGGTATGGGGCTGGTGTTGCAGATTGGCGAACCGGACGAGATGCTCAAGCCGCCGGCCAACTTTCCACGCTGCGGTAGCTTCGAACCACCGGTGGATACTGGTGGTGACGCGCAAGGCACCAACGGTACGGTTGCCCGTAATGCGCTGTGA